From the genome of Spinacia oleracea cultivar Varoflay chromosome 2, BTI_SOV_V1, whole genome shotgun sequence, one region includes:
- the LOC110798524 gene encoding uncharacterized protein isoform X2 — MGVKFGKSPVHILIATIVLHFTIRITSSTSNQESLNNYNGDYMKHSTSSSPCFARYALESFSREYDSFTDSNFLEYMKHKILVGSEPTFSKLLQLERRLIGEGSHRRLSSSVRLSIQPNLIADFSSQMCEIIIIERLPSGVFADPFELQHLIYRGAFKDAYVFGDANLELPSFLSNQSIVEVHLDTALNNSAASGRKWIFKSQVWCS, encoded by the exons ATGGGTGTTAAATTCGGAAAATCTCCAGTCCATATTCTAATTGCGACGATTGTTCTTCATTTCACCATTCGTATTACCTCTTCAACTTCAAATCAG GAAAGTCTTAATAACTATAATGGTGACTACATGAAGCACAGCACCAGTTCCTCTCCTTGTTTTGCAAGATATGCTCTGGAGTCGTTTTCCAGGGAATATGATAGCTTCACCGATTCAAATTTTTTAGAGTATATGAAACATAAGATTCTAGTTGGCTCTGAGCCAACATTTTCTAAACTTTTACAATTAGAGCGCCGTTTGATTGGAGAGGGTTCTCATCGCCGTCTATCTTCATCTGTCAGATTAAGCATTCAGCCAAATCTGATTGCTGACTTTTCCTCACAAATGTGTGAGATCATAATCATTGAAAGACTACCATCTGGGGTTTTTGCTGATCCTTTTGAGCTTCAACATCTAATTTACCGTGGAG CATTCAAGGATGCTTATGTTTTCGGAGATGCTAATTTGGAGTTGCCATCCTTTCTTTCCAATCAGTCAATTGTTGAAGTTCACTTAGATACAGCCTTGAATAATTCAGCAG